Proteins from a genomic interval of Bradyrhizobium sp. CCBAU 53340:
- the cyoD gene encoding cytochrome o ubiquinol oxidase subunit IV has protein sequence MSTDTHAAHAGDHHHDDGHAHSTFSGYMLGFVLSVVLTAIPFWLVMSGTLPSKQITALVIMAFAIVQIVVHMIYFLHMSPKSENGWSMMALIFTIVMVVIALSGSLWVMNHLNSNMMPIHEMTGMK, from the coding sequence ATGAGCACCGATACCCACGCCGCGCACGCAGGCGACCATCACCACGACGACGGCCACGCCCACAGCACGTTCTCGGGCTACATGCTCGGTTTCGTACTCTCGGTGGTGCTCACCGCGATCCCATTCTGGCTGGTGATGAGCGGCACGCTGCCGAGCAAGCAGATCACCGCGCTCGTCATCATGGCATTCGCGATCGTGCAGATCGTCGTGCACATGATCTACTTCCTGCACATGAGCCCGAAGTCTGAGAACGGCTGGAGCATGATGGCGCTGATCTTCACCATCGTGATGGTGGTGATCGCGCTGTCCGGTTCGCTGTGGGTGATGAACCACCTCAACAGCAACATGATGCCGATCCACGAGATGACGGGAATGAAGTGA
- a CDS encoding response regulator transcription factor, which translates to MTPDRSLIVVEDDEGFARTLKRSFERRGYEVVLAASIEDVRKVLEDRSFGYAVVDLKLGGASGLACVELLHTHDEEMLIVVLTGFASISTAVEAIKLGACHYLAKPSNTDDIEAAFNKAEGNADVALDVRPTSIKTLEWERIHQTLIETDFNISEAARRLGMHRRTLARKLEKRPVK; encoded by the coding sequence TTGACGCCTGACCGTTCGCTCATCGTCGTTGAAGACGACGAAGGTTTTGCGCGCACCCTGAAGCGCTCGTTCGAACGCCGCGGCTACGAGGTCGTGCTCGCCGCATCGATCGAAGACGTCCGGAAGGTCCTGGAGGACAGATCCTTCGGCTACGCCGTGGTCGACCTCAAGCTCGGCGGCGCCTCGGGCCTTGCCTGCGTCGAACTGCTGCATACCCACGATGAGGAGATGCTGATCGTTGTGCTGACAGGCTTTGCCAGCATCTCGACGGCAGTCGAGGCCATCAAGCTGGGTGCCTGCCACTATCTCGCAAAACCCTCCAACACCGACGACATCGAAGCCGCCTTCAACAAGGCCGAAGGCAACGCCGACGTCGCGCTGGACGTGCGGCCAACCTCGATCAAGACGCTCGAATGGGAGCGCATCCACCAGACCCTGATCGAGACCGATTTCAACATCTCGGAAGCAGCGAGGCGGCTGGGCATGCATCGGCGCACGTTGGCGCGGAAGCTCGAGAAGCGACCGGTCAAGTAA
- the cyoA gene encoding ubiquinol oxidase subunit II produces MSRLKILALLPLVAALSGCNYVVLAPAGDIAAQQRDLVIISTVLMLLIVVPVMALTVLFAWRYRQSNKSARYEPDWDHSTKLELVIWSAPLLIIVCLGALTWMGTHLLDPYRTLGRIHADRTIDQSKAPLEVDVVALDWKWLFIYPDYGIATVNDLAAPVDRPINFRITASSVMNSFYIPALAGQIYAMPGMETKLHAVVNHAGTYKGFSANYSGAGFSGMHFNFQGLDDKGFDAWVAQAKSAGGSLGRGEYLQLEKPSENEPVRRWGTVDSDLYRLILNMCVETGKMCQSEMMAIDAKGGNGHEGLNNTLPLSYDKYARRGTALGPEPVFVAGTCTPDAPQGQTTASIKAPLDTAPLLGAGLKRPTFAPLKSPSFFLGQRPKSDSLKSDS; encoded by the coding sequence GTGTCCCGTCTCAAGATCCTGGCGCTGCTACCTCTGGTGGCTGCGCTTAGCGGCTGCAATTACGTCGTGCTGGCGCCTGCCGGCGATATCGCAGCGCAACAGCGCGACCTCGTCATCATCTCCACCGTCCTGATGCTTTTGATCGTCGTCCCCGTGATGGCGCTGACGGTGCTGTTCGCCTGGCGCTACCGCCAGTCCAACAAATCGGCGCGCTACGAGCCGGATTGGGATCACTCGACCAAGCTCGAACTGGTGATCTGGTCGGCGCCGCTCTTGATCATCGTCTGCCTGGGCGCGCTGACCTGGATGGGCACCCACCTGCTCGACCCCTATCGCACGCTCGGCCGCATCCATGCCGACCGCACGATCGACCAGTCCAAGGCACCGCTCGAGGTCGATGTCGTCGCGCTCGATTGGAAGTGGCTCTTTATCTATCCGGACTACGGCATCGCCACCGTCAACGATCTGGCGGCTCCCGTCGATCGTCCGATCAACTTCCGTATCACCGCCTCCTCGGTGATGAACTCGTTCTACATCCCCGCGCTCGCCGGCCAGATCTATGCGATGCCGGGCATGGAGACGAAGCTCCACGCGGTCGTGAACCACGCCGGCACCTACAAAGGCTTCTCCGCCAACTACAGCGGTGCCGGCTTCTCCGGCATGCACTTCAACTTCCAGGGCCTCGACGACAAGGGCTTTGACGCCTGGGTCGCGCAGGCCAAATCGGCCGGCGGCTCGCTCGGCCGCGGCGAATATCTCCAGCTCGAAAAGCCCAGCGAGAACGAGCCGGTGCGCCGCTGGGGCACGGTCGACTCCGATCTCTACCGCCTGATCCTCAACATGTGCGTCGAGACCGGCAAGATGTGCCAGAGCGAGATGATGGCGATCGACGCCAAGGGCGGCAACGGCCATGAGGGCCTGAACAACACCCTGCCGCTCTCCTACGACAAGTACGCCCGCCGCGGCACCGCCCTCGGTCCCGAGCCTGTTTTCGTCGCCGGCACCTGTACGCCGGATGCGCCGCAAGGCCAGACCACGGCGTCGATCAAGGCGCCGCTCGACACCGCGCCGCTTCTCGGCGCCGGCCTGAAGCGGCCGACCTTCGCGCCGCTGAAGTCCCCGTCCTTCTTCCTCGGACAACGTCCCAAGTCAGACTCCCTGAAGTCAGACTCCTAA
- the cyoB gene encoding cytochrome o ubiquinol oxidase subunit I, giving the protein MSPDLLKLIFGRLGIDSLPLHEPILVGTFAVVALGGITLLAGLTYFRLWGYLWREWFTSVDHKRIGVMYMILGIVMLLRGFADALMMRAQQAMAFNGSEGFLPAHHYDQVFTAHGVIMIFFVAMPLVTGLMNFVVPLQIGARDVSFPFLNNFSFWMTVGGAVLVMLSLFIGEFARTGWLAYPPLSNIGYSPDVGVDYYIWGLQVAGVGTTLSGINLICTIVKLRCPGMTMMRMPVFTWTSLCTNILIVASFPVLTVVLALLSLDRYVGTNFFTNDFGGSPMMYVNLIWIWGHPEVYILVLPAFGIFSEVTSTFSGKRLFGYTSMVYATVVITILSYLVWLHHFFTMGSGASVNSFFGITTMIISIPTGAKMFNWLFTMYRGRIRYELPMMWTIAFMLTFVIGGMTGVLLAVPPADFVLHNSLFLIAHFHNVIIGGVVFGAFAGINYWFPKAFGFRLDPFWGKMSFWFWVTGFYMAFMPLYVLGLMGVTRRLRVFDDPSLQIWFVIAAIGAVLVFLGILSMLMQFAVSFLKREQLKDVTGDLWDARTLEWATSSPPPDYNFAFTPVVHDNDAWWDMKKRGYQRPLTGFRPIHMPSSTGTGIILAGFATAMGFGLIWYMWWLAALSFIAMLAVGIGHTFNYHRDFDIPADDVIRAEDARTKLLAGAK; this is encoded by the coding sequence ATGTCTCCTGATCTTCTCAAGCTCATCTTCGGCCGGCTCGGCATCGATTCGCTGCCGCTGCACGAGCCGATCCTCGTCGGCACCTTCGCGGTCGTCGCGCTCGGCGGCATCACGCTGCTCGCCGGCCTGACCTACTTCCGTCTCTGGGGCTATCTCTGGCGCGAATGGTTCACCAGCGTGGACCACAAGCGCATCGGCGTCATGTACATGATCCTCGGCATCGTGATGCTGCTGCGGGGCTTCGCCGATGCCCTCATGATGCGCGCGCAACAGGCGATGGCATTCAACGGCTCGGAAGGCTTCCTGCCCGCCCATCACTACGATCAGGTCTTCACCGCCCACGGCGTCATCATGATCTTCTTCGTGGCGATGCCGCTGGTGACGGGCCTGATGAACTTCGTGGTGCCGCTGCAGATCGGCGCCCGCGACGTGTCGTTCCCGTTCCTGAACAATTTCAGCTTCTGGATGACGGTCGGCGGCGCGGTGTTGGTGATGCTCTCGCTGTTCATCGGCGAATTCGCCCGCACCGGCTGGCTGGCTTATCCGCCGCTGTCCAACATCGGCTACAGTCCAGACGTCGGCGTCGACTATTACATATGGGGATTGCAGGTCGCCGGCGTCGGAACGACGCTATCGGGCATCAACCTGATCTGCACCATCGTCAAGCTGCGCTGCCCCGGCATGACCATGATGCGGATGCCGGTGTTCACCTGGACCTCGCTCTGCACCAACATCCTGATCGTCGCCTCCTTCCCGGTCCTGACCGTCGTGCTCGCGCTGCTCTCGCTCGATCGCTACGTCGGCACCAACTTCTTCACGAACGATTTCGGCGGCAGCCCGATGATGTACGTGAACCTGATCTGGATCTGGGGACATCCTGAAGTCTACATCCTGGTTCTCCCCGCCTTCGGCATCTTCTCGGAGGTCACCTCGACCTTCTCCGGCAAGCGGCTGTTCGGCTACACCTCGATGGTCTACGCCACGGTCGTCATCACCATCCTGTCGTACCTGGTGTGGCTGCACCACTTCTTCACGATGGGCTCGGGCGCCAGCGTCAACTCGTTCTTCGGCATCACCACGATGATCATCTCGATCCCGACGGGCGCGAAGATGTTCAACTGGCTGTTCACGATGTATCGCGGCCGCATCCGCTACGAGCTGCCGATGATGTGGACGATCGCCTTCATGCTGACTTTCGTGATCGGCGGCATGACCGGCGTGCTGCTCGCGGTGCCGCCCGCCGACTTCGTCCTGCACAACAGCCTGTTCCTGATCGCGCACTTCCACAATGTGATCATCGGCGGCGTGGTGTTCGGAGCATTCGCCGGCATCAACTACTGGTTCCCGAAGGCGTTCGGCTTCAGGCTCGATCCGTTCTGGGGCAAGATGTCGTTCTGGTTCTGGGTCACCGGCTTCTACATGGCCTTCATGCCGCTCTACGTACTCGGCTTGATGGGCGTGACCCGCCGCCTGCGCGTGTTCGACGACCCCTCGCTCCAGATCTGGTTCGTCATCGCCGCAATCGGTGCCGTCCTCGTCTTCCTCGGCATTCTCTCGATGCTGATGCAGTTCGCGGTCTCCTTCCTCAAGCGCGAGCAGCTCAAGGACGTCACCGGCGATCTCTGGGACGCGCGCACGCTGGAATGGGCAACGTCCTCGCCGCCGCCGGACTACAACTTCGCCTTCACCCCCGTCGTTCACGACAATGACGCATGGTGGGACATGAAGAAGCGCGGCTATCAGCGCCCGCTGACCGGGTTCAGGCCGATCCACATGCCGAGCAGCACCGGCACCGGCATCATCCTCGCCGGCTTCGCCACCGCGATGGGTTTTGGTCTGATCTGGTACATGTGGTGGCTGGCCGCGTTGAGCTTCATCGCGATGCTCGCCGTCGGGATCGGCCACACTTTCAACTATCACCGCGACTTCGACATTCCGGCTGACGATGTCATCCGGGCCGAGGATGCGCGCACCAAACTGCTCGCCGGAGCCAAGTAA
- a CDS encoding ATP-binding protein translates to MLERSSNRPDDGTNLGELAVTLQSQADARSELIGAAPTDDETNRKNMALLIQLRWIAVVGQIVTIGGVHFGLGIPLPLERMGAVIGALVLLNVSSLVWVRHRAAITNNELLVALMLDVAALTAQLYLSGGATNPFTSLFLLQVTLGAVLLDARSTWSLVALSCASFLWLTLAYRPLDLPPNPISETYSLTVAGMLLGFVLNAVLLVVFVTRINRNLRQRDAHLAALRQHAAEQDHIVRMGLLASGAAHELGTPLASLSVILSDWRRMPDLVADQELAEDLTEMETSLQRCKSIVTGILVSAGEARGEGSSPTTVTAFVTALVEEWRDARSARTLYFVNTFGEDVAIVSDIALKQVIFNVLDNAYEVSREWVELLAEREGDNLVLSISDRGPGFAPEMLAQLGKPYQSSKDRAGGGLGLFLVVNVVRKLGGSVTAENHRKRGATVRLTLPLATLAIGDSFDA, encoded by the coding sequence ATGCTGGAACGATCGTCGAACCGACCTGACGACGGGACTAATTTGGGCGAGCTGGCCGTCACGCTGCAATCGCAGGCGGACGCGCGCAGCGAGCTGATCGGCGCTGCCCCCACCGACGACGAGACCAACCGCAAGAACATGGCGCTGCTGATCCAGCTGCGCTGGATCGCCGTGGTCGGCCAGATCGTGACGATCGGCGGCGTGCATTTTGGGCTCGGCATTCCGCTGCCCTTGGAGCGGATGGGCGCGGTGATCGGCGCGCTGGTATTGCTCAACGTCTCGAGCCTGGTCTGGGTGCGCCATCGCGCCGCGATCACCAACAATGAGCTACTGGTCGCCTTGATGCTCGACGTCGCCGCGCTGACCGCGCAGCTTTACCTCAGCGGCGGCGCCACCAATCCCTTCACCTCGCTATTCCTGCTGCAGGTCACGCTCGGCGCGGTGCTGCTCGATGCACGCTCGACCTGGTCGCTGGTGGCGCTCAGTTGCGCGAGCTTCCTCTGGCTGACGCTGGCCTACCGCCCGCTCGATCTGCCGCCAAACCCGATCAGCGAGACTTACAGCCTCACGGTCGCGGGCATGCTGCTGGGGTTCGTGCTCAACGCTGTTCTTCTCGTCGTGTTCGTCACCCGCATTAACAGGAATTTGCGCCAACGCGATGCGCATCTGGCGGCTCTGCGCCAGCACGCCGCCGAGCAGGATCACATCGTCCGCATGGGCCTGCTCGCCTCCGGCGCCGCGCACGAGCTCGGCACGCCACTTGCCTCGCTTTCCGTCATCCTCAGCGACTGGCGCCGCATGCCCGATCTTGTCGCCGATCAGGAGCTTGCCGAAGACCTCACGGAGATGGAGACCTCGCTGCAGCGCTGCAAGAGTATCGTAACAGGCATTCTGGTGTCGGCCGGCGAGGCACGCGGCGAAGGATCCTCGCCGACGACGGTGACCGCCTTCGTCACCGCGCTGGTCGAGGAGTGGCGCGATGCCCGCTCGGCGCGGACGCTCTATTTCGTCAACACCTTTGGCGAGGACGTCGCGATCGTCTCCGATATCGCGCTGAAGCAGGTCATCTTCAACGTGCTCGACAATGCCTATGAAGTCTCGCGCGAGTGGGTCGAGCTGCTCGCCGAGCGCGAAGGCGACAATCTGGTGCTCTCGATCAGCGACCGCGGCCCGGGCTTCGCGCCGGAAATGCTGGCGCAGCTCGGCAAACCCTATCAGTCGAGCAAGGACCGCGCCGGCGGCGGGCTCGGCCTGTTCCTGGTGGTCAACGTGGTGCGCAAGCTGGGCGGCAGCGTCACCGCCGAGAACCACAGGAAGCGCGGTGCTACCGTCCGCCTGACGCTGCCTCTCGCCACGCTCGCGATCGGAGACAGCTTTGACGCCTGA
- a CDS encoding SURF1 family protein, translating to MSLGVWQVERRTWKLALIDRVEQRIHAPAQPIPPRASWPAITAASDEYRHVGVSGRFLHDRETLVQAVTEEGPGYWVLTPLLRSDGTTVLINRGLVPSERRDPSTRQDGNPDGPVAVSGLLRITEPKGGFLRDNVPQHNRWYSRDVAAIAEARDLQNVAPFFIDADAGSQSAGAPIGGLTVVRFPNNHLIYALTWFALAFMLAGRLFVTFRGGLFRRKKALNGFVHEPAGGPDASARRTGSDAGTIVEPT from the coding sequence ATGTCCCTCGGCGTCTGGCAGGTCGAGCGCCGCACCTGGAAGCTGGCGCTGATCGACCGGGTCGAGCAGCGCATTCATGCCCCTGCGCAGCCCATTCCCCCGAGGGCGTCGTGGCCGGCGATCACCGCCGCAAGCGACGAATACCGGCATGTCGGCGTCTCCGGCCGCTTCCTGCATGACCGCGAGACGCTTGTTCAGGCTGTCACCGAGGAAGGCCCCGGCTATTGGGTGCTGACGCCGCTTCTGCGCAGCGACGGCACCACCGTCCTGATCAACCGCGGCTTGGTACCATCGGAGCGGCGCGACCCATCGACGCGCCAGGACGGCAATCCGGACGGCCCGGTCGCGGTGAGCGGACTTTTGCGCATCACCGAGCCGAAAGGCGGATTCCTCAGGGACAACGTGCCCCAGCACAACCGCTGGTATTCGCGGGATGTCGCCGCGATTGCGGAGGCCCGCGATCTCCAGAATGTGGCGCCCTTCTTCATCGATGCCGACGCCGGATCACAATCCGCTGGCGCTCCCATCGGCGGATTGACCGTGGTCCGCTTTCCCAATAACCACCTGATCTACGCGCTGACGTGGTTTGCCCTGGCTTTCATGCTGGCTGGCAGACTTTTCGTCACATTCCGCGGCGGGCTGTTCCGCCGCAAGAAAGCCTTGAACGGCTTCGTCCACGAACCGGCCGGCGGCCCAGACGCCTCCGCCCGCAGGACGGGATCAGATGCTGGAACGATCGTCGAACCGACCTGA
- a CDS encoding MFS transporter yields the protein MATAQTPAMADIHSGEHGHDQASPGEIAIGVIIGRTSEFFDFFVYAIASVIVFPRLVFPFTSELTGTLYSFMIFALAFVARPIGTVIFMTVDREYGKTAKLVSALFLLGTATVALAFLPGYSEIGAAAIWLLALARLAQGLAWGGAWDGMASLLALNAPASQRGWYAMVPQLGAPLGLIVASALFAYFAGNLSAEDFFDWGWRYPFFVAFAINVVALFARLRMVTTEEYASLFETRELQPSRISDTVAREGHNIMLGAFAPLASFALFHMVTVFPLSWVFLFTRESPVRFLIIEIVAAVFGVAAIVVSGIIADRVGRKSLLMGSAIAIAIYSGFAPQLLDAGAFGETIYMVIGFILLGLSFGQSSGAIASNFKQMYRYTASALTSDMAWLFGAGFAPLVALLLATNLGVIASGAYLLSGAFWTLLALWLSGQREAGDMDAGKSSN from the coding sequence ATGGCGACGGCACAGACCCCCGCAATGGCAGACATCCACTCGGGCGAGCATGGCCACGACCAGGCCAGTCCCGGCGAGATCGCCATCGGCGTCATCATCGGCCGCACCTCGGAATTCTTCGACTTCTTCGTCTACGCGATCGCCTCGGTGATCGTGTTCCCGCGCCTCGTGTTTCCGTTCACGAGCGAGCTGACCGGCACCCTCTATTCCTTCATGATCTTCGCGCTGGCCTTCGTTGCCCGGCCGATCGGGACCGTCATTTTCATGACGGTCGACCGCGAATACGGCAAGACGGCCAAGCTGGTCTCGGCGCTGTTCCTGCTCGGCACCGCCACCGTGGCGCTCGCCTTCCTGCCCGGCTATTCCGAGATCGGCGCTGCCGCGATCTGGCTGCTGGCGCTGGCGCGTCTCGCACAGGGTCTGGCCTGGGGCGGCGCCTGGGATGGCATGGCCTCGCTGCTGGCGCTGAACGCGCCGGCCTCGCAGCGTGGCTGGTATGCGATGGTGCCGCAACTCGGTGCACCGCTCGGCCTGATCGTGGCGAGCGCGCTGTTCGCCTATTTCGCCGGCAACCTCTCGGCGGAGGATTTCTTCGACTGGGGCTGGCGCTATCCGTTCTTCGTCGCCTTCGCCATCAACGTCGTGGCGCTGTTCGCGCGCCTGCGCATGGTGACCACAGAGGAATACGCCTCGCTGTTCGAGACTCGCGAATTGCAGCCCTCGCGCATCTCCGACACCGTTGCCCGCGAAGGCCACAACATCATGCTCGGCGCGTTTGCGCCGCTGGCGAGCTTCGCGCTGTTCCACATGGTCACGGTGTTTCCGCTGTCCTGGGTGTTCCTGTTCACCCGCGAAAGCCCGGTGCGCTTCTTGATCATCGAGATCGTCGCCGCCGTGTTCGGCGTCGCCGCGATCGTGGTCTCCGGGATCATCGCCGACCGGGTCGGCCGCAAGTCGCTGCTGATGGGATCGGCGATCGCGATTGCGATCTACAGCGGCTTTGCTCCGCAGCTGCTCGATGCCGGCGCGTTTGGCGAGACCATCTACATGGTGATCGGATTCATCCTGCTCGGCCTCTCCTTCGGCCAGTCCTCGGGCGCCATCGCCTCGAACTTCAAGCAGATGTACCGCTACACGGCTTCTGCCCTGACCTCGGACATGGCCTGGCTGTTCGGCGCCGGCTTCGCGCCGCTGGTCGCGCTGCTGCTCGCGACCAATCTCGGGGTCATCGCCTCGGGTGCCTACCTGCTCTCGGGCGCGTTCTGGACCCTGCTCGCGCTCTGGCTCAGCGGCCAGCGCGAGGCGGGCGACATGGACGCGGGTAAATCTTCGAACTGA
- the cyoC gene encoding cytochrome o ubiquinol oxidase subunit III, whose protein sequence is MTVAVNPTQTGEPVFYLADEHPHPEGYSTSLGFWIYLMSDCLIFAMLFAAFGVLGANYAAGPAPKDLFDLNLVAVNTSMLLLSSITYGFAMLTMQQNKIAQTQMWLLITGLFGAAFIGIELTEFAHMIHEGATPQRSAFLSAFFTLVGTHGLHVSCGLIWLVTLMVQVWRFGLIEANRRRLMCLSMFWHFLDVVWIGVFTFVYLLGVLR, encoded by the coding sequence ATGACTGTCGCTGTCAATCCCACCCAAACCGGCGAGCCGGTCTTCTATCTCGCCGACGAACATCCGCATCCGGAAGGCTACAGCACCTCGCTCGGCTTCTGGATCTACCTGATGAGCGACTGTCTCATCTTCGCGATGCTGTTCGCCGCCTTCGGCGTGCTCGGCGCCAACTACGCCGCCGGGCCCGCACCGAAGGATTTGTTCGACCTCAACCTGGTCGCGGTGAACACCTCGATGCTGCTGCTGTCGTCGATCACCTACGGTTTTGCCATGCTGACGATGCAGCAGAACAAGATCGCGCAGACGCAGATGTGGCTCCTGATCACCGGCCTGTTCGGCGCGGCCTTCATCGGCATCGAGCTCACCGAGTTCGCCCACATGATCCATGAGGGCGCGACGCCCCAGCGCAGCGCCTTCCTGTCCGCCTTCTTCACCCTGGTCGGCACCCACGGCCTGCACGTATCCTGCGGCCTGATCTGGCTGGTGACGCTGATGGTGCAGGTCTGGCGCTTCGGCCTGATCGAGGCCAACCGCCGCCGCCTGATGTGCCTGTCGATGTTCTGGCACTTCCTCGATGTGGTCTGGATCGGCGTCTTCACCTTCGTCTATCTCCTGGGAGTTCTGCGATGA
- a CDS encoding adenylate/guanylate cyclase domain-containing protein, producing the protein MLVERLGSSAALSRTRSQRDTETVQFAQVALEAGKREGLQLAVRARYVALAVIACLLLAINPAWDQLYYVALLTLFALIGWAQVRVGRVGVSRSELALLFCDLALLTFVIVVPNPFGTTHWPVAMQYHFGNFIYFFVLLAGATLAYSWRTVVAVGTWTAALWAIGVAWVWWQPDRDPALTARIAEAVSSDHRLLALISPTAIGFGLRIQEIVVFLIVAITLALAVRRSNDLLIRHAAVERERGNLARYFSPNVVTELSKHDEPLKQVRTQDIAVLFVDIVGFTAFADVRSPDEVVRTLREFHGLMEQEVFRHEGTLDKYLGDGLMATFGTPFSGPRDASNALRCAQAMIAAADRWSAQRTASGEPPMRVSFGLHYGPVVLGDIGRTCLEFAVIGATVNAASRLEGLTRTLDCALVASDDLVSRAKLELGSTAEAFASLIAREPQAIRGLERPIAIWTQPCA; encoded by the coding sequence ATGCTCGTCGAGCGCCTCGGCTCGTCCGCCGCGCTGTCGCGTACGCGCAGCCAGCGTGATACCGAAACCGTTCAGTTTGCGCAGGTAGCGCTCGAGGCCGGCAAGCGGGAGGGCCTGCAACTTGCCGTACGGGCGCGCTATGTCGCGCTGGCCGTCATCGCCTGCCTGCTGCTTGCCATCAACCCGGCATGGGACCAGCTCTATTACGTGGCGTTGCTCACCCTGTTCGCACTGATCGGCTGGGCTCAGGTCAGGGTCGGACGGGTCGGCGTCTCGCGATCGGAATTGGCGCTTCTGTTCTGCGATCTGGCGCTGCTCACATTCGTCATTGTCGTCCCGAACCCCTTCGGGACGACGCACTGGCCGGTGGCGATGCAATACCATTTCGGCAACTTCATCTACTTCTTCGTGCTGCTCGCGGGCGCCACGCTGGCCTATTCCTGGCGAACCGTGGTCGCGGTCGGAACATGGACGGCAGCGCTCTGGGCGATCGGCGTGGCCTGGGTGTGGTGGCAACCTGATCGCGATCCCGCGCTGACCGCCCGCATTGCAGAGGCGGTCAGCAGCGATCACAGGCTGCTCGCGCTGATCTCACCCACTGCGATCGGCTTCGGCCTCCGCATCCAGGAAATCGTCGTCTTCCTGATCGTGGCCATAACGCTGGCGCTCGCGGTTCGCCGCAGCAATGATCTATTGATCAGACACGCCGCGGTGGAGCGGGAGCGCGGCAACCTCGCGCGCTACTTCTCACCCAATGTCGTCACGGAATTATCGAAGCACGACGAGCCGTTGAAGCAGGTGCGCACCCAGGACATCGCGGTGCTGTTCGTGGACATCGTCGGCTTCACCGCCTTTGCCGATGTGCGCTCTCCGGACGAAGTGGTGCGGACGTTGCGCGAATTTCACGGATTGATGGAGCAGGAGGTTTTCCGTCACGAGGGCACGCTGGACAAATATCTCGGCGATGGATTGATGGCGACATTCGGCACGCCCTTCTCAGGCCCGCGCGACGCCAGCAACGCGTTGCGCTGTGCCCAGGCCATGATCGCGGCAGCGGACCGGTGGAGCGCGCAGCGAACGGCATCCGGTGAGCCGCCGATGCGCGTCAGCTTCGGCCTGCATTACGGACCGGTGGTGCTCGGCGATATCGGGCGCACCTGTCTGGAATTCGCCGTGATCGGTGCGACCGTCAATGCCGCAAGCCGACTGGAGGGGCTGACGCGCACGCTCGACTGCGCGCTGGTAGCAAGCGACGATCTCGTCAGTCGCGCCAAACTGGAGCTCGGTAGCACAGCCGAAGCATTTGCATCGTTGATCGCCCGCGAGCCCCAAGCGATCCGCGGGCTCGAGCGGCCGATCGCGATCTGGACCCAGCCGTGCGCGTGA
- a CDS encoding CarD family transcriptional regulator, whose product MPNKTAKPAAKATVAKPAAAKPAAVKAHAAKPVAPKAPVAAAPAKAPVAAAKPAVKPAAAPKVEEKKVVTQRQGFKANEFVVYPAHGVGQILAIEEQEIAGAKLELFVINFIKDKMTLRVPTAKVANVGMRKLSEPALVKKALETLKGRARVKRTMWSRRAQEYEAKINSGDIVAIAEVVRDLYRSESQPEQSYSERQLYEAALDRLSREIAVVQHSTETEAVKEIEAQLAKSPRRANAKAEAADGEAETDADSDTDDTDGDDTTVADEAA is encoded by the coding sequence ATGCCTAACAAGACTGCCAAACCGGCCGCGAAAGCGACCGTTGCCAAGCCTGCTGCTGCAAAGCCCGCTGCTGTTAAGGCTCACGCTGCCAAGCCCGTTGCTCCGAAGGCTCCCGTTGCTGCCGCCCCTGCCAAGGCCCCCGTTGCCGCTGCCAAGCCGGCTGTGAAGCCCGCTGCTGCGCCGAAGGTCGAGGAAAAGAAGGTCGTGACCCAGCGCCAGGGCTTCAAGGCCAACGAATTCGTCGTCTATCCCGCTCACGGCGTCGGCCAGATCCTGGCCATCGAGGAGCAGGAGATCGCCGGCGCGAAGCTCGAGCTGTTCGTCATCAACTTCATCAAGGACAAGATGACGCTGCGCGTTCCGACCGCCAAGGTCGCCAATGTCGGCATGCGCAAGCTGTCCGAGCCGGCGCTGGTCAAGAAGGCGCTCGAGACGCTCAAGGGCCGCGCCCGCGTCAAGCGCACCATGTGGTCGCGCCGTGCCCAGGAATACGAAGCGAAGATCAACTCGGGCGACATCGTCGCGATCGCGGAAGTCGTGCGCGACCTCTATCGCTCGGAGTCGCAGCCGGAGCAGTCCTACTCCGAACGCCAGCTCTATGAAGCGGCGCTCGATCGCCTGTCCCGCGAGATCGCGGTGGTCCAGCACTCGACCGAGACCGAAGCGGTCAAGGAGATCGAGGCCCAGCTCGCCAAGAGCCCGCGTCGCGCCAATGCCAAGGCGGAAGCCGCCGATGGCGAAGCCGAGACGGACGCCGACAGCGATACCGACGATACCGATGGCGACGACACCACCGTCGCCGACGAGGCCGCGTAA